GCCAAAGAATGTAATCCATTAGTTAATGACATAACAAACTTAAACATCATTACATTAATTTGTCCATGTAATAGATCACATTAATCAGTCATAATGTTACAAGTGCAGCCTAAGGTTCGGTAGTGTTTTAAACTATTGAATGACCAtctaacataaattttaaacctaaTGTGTTTCTTGATTACAAAAATCCATTCAGATAGTTTATTAGTATATCAATCAAACTATACCAAATTAATATCCTGAATCTAGATCAACTATCCAGCTTGGCAAATCCTATCAAGGTATACAAATAAGTCCAATATGAATTAACTCTGAACAATCAAGGTAATATAATTGTCAATTGATGAGCCACTTTGAACAAAGCATGGAGGACCAAAATTCAGTTTACAATTTAATACCTAAGACAACAAATCGCAAATATAGTTAGTGTAGAGGCTAGTTGTATTTCAAAAGGATGCTGTTGATAGTGACACTGTATATGTTagataaaactatttaaatCATTATGTATTTCAAGAGTAGTCAATCCATGGTTTTGTAGTTTTATTTCCTGTCTCCAATTGGCTGGCAACAGATAGGAGGGAAGATAACAGATAAGGAGTATTGGAAGGGATATATTCAATTCAAGATTTATTGCAGATATGAGATCAAAGAGGATACTTACTTGGGCTGATGAGTGGTGCATATTTCCAAGAACTTCCTTCAGAAGTGTATTGTGGAGCTGGATTTCAGATACTGGCATTTTCTGAGGGGATATTTCTATAAGTGCAGCTGCCAGAAAAGCATATCGCTTGGCTGTTACAGTGGTAGCTACTGTTGGGGGTAAAGATGTCATCAAAGAATCCAGAATTTTTTGTCGCAAAAGAGGAACTCTTGTTCCATACTTCCCTTTACCAGTAACTGCATACCGTATGCAAGATGCCCACTCTGAAACTGATTCAACAGATTGGGTTAAAATGATATTCTTCAACTGAGGCATCAGCCAACTTTCCCATGTTCCTGATAAACCATCAATATCAGAATGTAGCACACCCGCCAATGCTTCAGCAGCCACACATTGTTTAGACCTCTCCTTAGCAGTTGTAAACTCATCTACTGCGCCTTTAAGAGCCAACACAACAGGCATGCCACATTCTTGTACCAGTCGTTTAAAAATACGTGCAAAACTTGAGTAGAATGTATCACTTCCTAAAAATGAGATCCAACTTGGTGTACGTGGCCATGAAGcggaaaattcaaaataaaaacgagTTATGGATTTGTCTGCTAAGCTTTGGAAACTCGAATCTCCCTGACTTCCTCTTGAAGCAGTTTCAGTATCAGTTATTATATGAACATGAGAAAGACTAGTCAGTGTCTCATTGAAGAAACCCTCTTCCTGAAAAGTTTGAGTTAAAGTTCCTTCAAGGGATGATTTGACATGCTCTTGCAATTCCTCAAATTCAGCCGATTTCGCACCAAGAGACGACTTATATGGTGATTCCTTTAATAGTGTATTCAAAGCTGAAATTGCAAGTATCCTTGTCTGAGGAAGTtgacttttcaaattcttcagaaagtGTCCTATATGAGCAACAACATGAATGACATAAAGACATTGAAAAAAATCAAAGCAGTAATACTACTTGGAACTGCAAAAGGAaagttcaataaaataaaatacagagatcaaaaagaaaagaagctaTACAAACCAGCAGTTTCACTCAGAATTTTAGATGATGAATTTGGATGGTTCCGAGATGCCAAAGCCAGAAGAAGCAGAACTCTGTTAGCCATCAAATTATACCTGAAAAAGGTAACTATTAAATCaatgttttaaatatgaaagaatATAAACTTGTTAAAAAATTGCTGGGCAGCATGTAAGCTAtgacaaataaataagaaatagcAGGGAGACAGAATCCAAATATGCATGAGGAACTCATCTATCATTAGTGTCAAATGATTTTCGAGCTAAATGGTTCACATTTACCTCCAATGCAAGCCAGTAGAATCAAAACTCATTGAACCAATCTGAGAAACCAAATCTGAGAACCCCAGTCCACCAGTATGATTTTCTTTGTCTGAGATCCTGAAGAAGCTTCTAGATACTCCAGAAAATTGAATGTTGTACTTCACAAAAAGCTGTTGAAACCATGGAAATGTTGAATCATCTATAGCACATAATGAAACTGTGATAATCCGATGCAGGATAAGTTTACCTCATTAATTGCTTTCTGAGCTTTCAAGGATTCATGATGAGAACTTCAAAAAGAAACCACGAAAGTATTATTCTCTAATGTTACACACCAGAACAAAATTCATCCAAAACAATAAACAGAGAAAATGGAATTACCTTGAAAGAATTGCCAagataaatgaagaaaatgacTTTGGATcctgaaatcaaagaaaataatgagaCATAAAAGAATTAACCATccagaaaaacaattttaagaacATCATCCTTGACAATTACTGTAGTCAGATGTTTGAGAACTGTTTGTGAGGCAAGGACTGAACAAGAACCCAAGACTGCATATTCCTCGGCATTGAGATCCTTCAAGTTGTTCGTTAGAGTGATAACACattttgaaatcaaagatgGCCATCTCTTAATCAGCTTCACTAGAGATTTTCCTGCAAGCCTGGATTATATGAGAAATTTCAATCAGGTGTAGAAAAGTACTGTGCCAATATTAAGAAAGCATGTTATATAATTGAATGAGAAACTGTTTTAAGTTATACTTTtacaattatactttatttttttgtgtaggTAAAATAGGTGAGAAATTTAGAGGAGAATGGAAATATGAGGCAGGTTAAAAATTCGAGCTTTTTTCTCCCTTTTTAAGTTTGAACTAATttcattattctattttttcctCCTTCAAAGAACTCGGGATTCTTTGATTGTTCATTGAATATGGCTAATCTAACTACTAAGATTAAGCATGAGAATTTACatacatgcatatatatatatatatatatatatatatatatatatatatatatatatatctcaaatGAAACGCTAATGCAAAAAAGTAgaacatataaaacattaatgttTCAGTTAGCCAAGGGTTTCTCACTAACAGGCGAACAGTTTCATAGCTATGCAGCGAGAGAGTCAGCAAATCGTCCATCAAAATAGTTACGTGATCAGATGGGCAGAAATTCCCATTTGTACGGTAAAGATGATAGGATGCTTGTGAAGACCTCCAGGTACTGTGCATAAATGCCTTATCGATAAGTGCCCACCTTGGTCTGGATAGACACCAAGCATCAGAGATTTATTAAAATGGTCTTGGAATGGAACACTGTTCCTGTAATCAAGATAGATGAGCTGTCTACCAATACCTTTTCTTTCCATTAGAATGAGATGATACAATGAAATTAATGGGTGGTTCTATTATGGCAGCAGATTCTAATTTCCAGGCCTGTCTATGACTAGACCACTCATCAAATTCCAAACTTCCTGCGGATAAAcggaatgaaacaaaattagcCAGCATATTTACAAACTATACagattaatatttgaaaacttATTCAGACACGGATACCATAGTTTCCTAAAGCATCAATGATGCGAATAATCAGTATCAACAGGATGCTGTCATCTGATTTTTTCTCCAGGACATATCTATTaatccaaaaaaagaaaaattatcagGATTTGTGAACAGCAACATAAGTTAAAGAAACAATGTACAGCAGCATAGCATAATCCTTACTTGCAGGCTACATGTATAATCTCAGCAGCTTTTTCTCTCAGAGCAGTACTACCAACAGTACAACCTGTTGCCCCAGCAATTAAAAACAGATTGTTTGAATCTTCATTCATTCCATTTCTTGAGTCTGGAACAAAGTCAGGCAAACATGAAAAAAGCCCTTGCAATGTTGATTCAATACGTAGAAGAGTCACTTTCAAGTGCTCTTTCTCATCCCCTGCGTGACAAATCACATTCAATATAACAGTTAAAATTTGCATTAAGCTAGGAAGAACTTCCTTCATGGAACACTACCATCCCAATATGTCTGCATCATGATCAACAGATTGTTACACTGGAAAGCAGTGGAGGAAATTTCTTTTCaagaaataaaattcataatcaATACCAGATTTTAACCATGTCATGTCAAAAGGGAACTCAAATAATTTATCTTGCTAAGGATGACGAGGTAAAGtataaacttttttgtttttatcagcAAGAAATTATAAACTACTTGAGACATGCCTATTTCTCATACCTTGGTCTGCATGGATTTTAGACTCGCATATTTTCAACAGATCATCCAAAGCTGACTGGAAGTGAATGTCTATAAGATCATTTGCAAAATGAATTTCTTCATCACAAGGAATATGCCATTTTGGGATAAAGCTTTCCTGAGTGGAAAAACCTTTTGTGCTAATCCATTCTTCAAGAGCAACAGCATCAGGGTGACTAAGAACACAcctataaaacaaaaaatttaacatttaaatttcCAGAGAAAGATATAAACCACAGAATGAGGActgaaaaaaactaaataaacatAGTCAAAcacttatatatacatacttATACTGGTCAATTGGATAATAATGAATCTGACTTCCTAGAAGAGACCGAAGAAGATGATCAGCAGCCCCATTAACCTATCATTGGAAGTAACAATCAAATAGATTAGGAACCAATGGAAACTCCACTATTATCCACAGAAATTCACGTTTATTTGTAACATAATCAAcctatttgaagaaaaatataagcaTGGAAATAAAAAGACCTTCCAAGATGGTGAGTCAAAAGCCAAGAAGACAGCTTCTTTGAATTGATCCTTGTAGCGAAGGAGTGCTGGACCTCCATATGTGATGCAAACTGACAATATCTTAAGTTGATAGTCAATTGCAGCCTCAAGAGCTGGTGAAATTGTGGACCTAACCTGAAAAAAAGTGCCCGCTTTCAAGAAAATCCAGAAGCAGTATAGCAGTAAAAGATAATCACAGGACCAAGAAAGGTGCCTTTGGTGAAGCAGACGCATCAAAAGTCCCTCCTCCTCCAAATCCAGTGCGTGGTGTTCCTTTCAAAGAAGATATCACAGACAGTAAGATTGGCTCAACAAGTTGACTAACTGCTTCTTCTGGGTTCGAGTGAACACAGGCACAACAGAGCAGTCCAACCTCTGCAACAGCACCAGGAAGAATATTTGTCTTCACAAACTTGGAAATTTTCTTCAGAGCCTATTGACATATCCGTGAAATGCAAGACAATATATTAGCCGAGAAATTGAAATAACTACTAAGTATTTTAAACTCACAAAGTAATACCTGATTATACAGTGAATTAGAAAGCCTCCCAAACAGAATTTCAAGCACACAGAAGTAGTATGGACCATCATCAACTAGGAAAGTTCCTGTTGTTGCTGATGACTGCAGACCCTCATTTCTAATGTACCAGAAACCAGTTACTCAATATAAAgcataataacataaaaaatccAGTTAAACATggttttcaaataaatttaacatgcAACTGAGGGGACCTTAGCACTGTTACTTACATAACACTGCTGGGTTCCAAGTGTTGAAGTAAGGAAAACAGACGGCATAAGAACTCATCCAGCCACTCTGAAAAGCGGACCATAGGCATAAATGATAGGTCATCAATTTTATCATCCAATAAAGCCAACTGCATTTATAAGGTAGATAAGGTTAAGATTTACCTATATAAGAAGTTATTTATTCAATATGTCTAAAAGTTGAAAGCTTACATTTGAAAATATGGAACCAATTAATTGCATGGTAGCCAAGGTTTTTGGAGGGTCATTAGCATCCATGCCAAGTAATGCATTAGATAATGAAACCCCCATAAGATCAACGAATGTTTCATCACCACCACCAAGATCAAGTGGCTTCTTGGAGCAAGCTGATACAGATGTATAAAACAGTGAACGCCCAACAAATGCCACTGACATAACTGCAATTTTCAACTGGTGGGTGGCAGTCATCTGACTAGGCACAATGATTTTGGTCAGAAAAGCAAAGTAATCTTatcaaatatatcaattatagaTTCAAAAGAATATATCATACAATCTGGACAGGCTAAAAGAATTTGATCAGGAAGAGAAactaatataatcaaatatatcaCTTACACATTGACAAGAATATATCATAACCTTGGGAGACAttctataaagaaaaaatattattctttccATATGACATTGATCACACATAGCTACTCAACTTTAACCTAAAATTTGTGAAACATTACTAACCGTCTCAAGGGCCATATGGAACCGAGATGCCACAAATGGCAGAACTAATGAGGGTTCTACATAGGACAGTATAGAAGTTGCTGCAGCAACTGTCTCAGAGAGATGTTCATTCTTGCTGTATTGACCGCGGTCAATTAACTTAAGCACTGAATTAACAAAGAAAACCCTCTCTGATTCCCCAAGAAGCTGTTCAGTGGGTCTTCTATTATTTGTGCTCCTGTCATACAGAACCACTTCAGTTGCAGAAAACTGACACACATGAAAAAGTATATgacaatttataattgattctTACAACTGTTCATTCTGTAGACGCTTTTGAAATTGAAAcaccaaatgaaacaaaagcCGTTCCAAGGCGTAGGTCCATCGACCCCCGTTTGAGGGATGATAATATCTACAAGAATAAATgccaataaaaaattaagtaaacaaCAGAACTAAAGAGAAAGCAAGCTTAGTTAAGCAAAGTATTTGGAGCAATAAGTGAGTAAACAAACTGTTCCAAAATGTTGATCAATTTTTCAAAGTGCTGCTGTGATGGACTGCCAGGTTTTAGTAAATATACCTGcagtttcaattaaaatattactaaactaaaattaagaaatcagAACATGGTTCCAATGTTAGAATCTCACAAAAGTAATAGCAACATATTTGCTTACTATTGATTTGGAGATAGCCTTTGCAGGAGTAGAAGTTTTATTAGAGAACAAGAACCTAGTGTTTCTTGGGACATCTAGTGAAAAGGGGTATGAACCACTTCCATTAGCAACAGGTACCTGTGATTTACAAGAATGGTTTGATCCAAATTACTAAACAAGTTGTGAATCTCATAAGGTAATCAATGCAAATATAGATCAATTAGCTGAGGTAATACAATTTACACAAAACACAGCAGGGAAAGACAAGGGTGTATCAACAGATCAACTAATCATAATGGTGTAGCCAAAGGATGCCCAATTTACTTCTTAcagaaatttgaaaatgcatTAGCTAGTTTCCCTAGCAAAGTAAGGACTTCACAACAAGAGCTAAAAGTTACACTTCACTGAGCCTATGTGCCTTCTGTGATGCTGCTTGGGCATTTGATGTGGATGATAGACGGCCACCCTCAGATGCCCGTCTCTTTCTAGGGCAGAATCCAATCTCTTGACACTCTATGAAGTAGACTTATGTTGCTTGCTTGAGTGCTAAAGCATAAGAATACAGAACCTTAGCCTTGGCAGCTACTGAAGTCATTTCAGTTCAATCTCTTCTTCGTGAGCTCTAGGTTCCTACCAGAACCACTATTATCTACTCAGACAATCCGAGTAGTGTGGCTCCAAGAAACAGTCATGTGCTTCACTCTTAGACTGAGcacacaaaattaaatattttctttgccCTGAAGAAGGTGCTGATAAATCTCTCACTCTTGACCATGTTCCTGCTTAAGAACAAGTTGCTGACATTCTCAGCCGGTCTCATCTAAAGAGGCTCAGTTCTAGAATCTAAGAGCCAACCTCAAGAGTTCTCAGTTGTTCGTAGCTTTCACCCTAAATTTGTAGAGGGGAAGAAAGTATTTGTGATTGTATATTAGCTTAAGTATTTTAGCTTCTGTTGAAAGCAATAGATTAGCCTTTGCTAGATGTAGTTAGTTATGCCAGTTGCAGTTTATTATCCTAACTATCAATTATGTCAGGGTCTGTTTGGTCAAACTTCTCCATAAAGACTTtcagaagagaaaaataagaagaaaaaaatgaaataaatttctgcataagttaaaattagttcacgcacaaattaaaaagtaaaaatttagaGAAGTCACAGGAGAGAGTTTCTAAAAAATATGCATTAGGTGGGGGAGCCCCAACCCTTTAAggttttcaatattaatttaacaaaGAAAGAGGACAGGAATATAACAAGATTCAAGCTTTAGAATAAACAAGTCTTCAGAGTGATAAAATGTATCTATTTCCTAATCATTTTCAGTTCATATACGCCTGAtgctaaaatatttaatcaaagtGTAAATAAAATCAACCTTGTcagaagaatgaaaaaatatctAATCAAACATTCCCAGAAGAACTTACACACTCACCTCAAACATATTCAAGTATCTAGCAAAAAGCAAAGGCAAGAAGCAGTCCCAGTCAACATTGTGGTAATTTTTGATAACACGAGCTATGACATCTGCCCATTGATTGTTCCAGAATTGGCAATTTGGTATAGATTCCCACAAGTCTATACACTCTCTTATCCAATCACTGCCAatccaattataaaattttactcCACAGGAAGTCATGTCATATATCACACCAAAAAAGTCCTAAGAATTTTATGCTTCTTACTGGGTAAAAAAGGCCTCATTATCCATATTTGTTGGGAGAAAGAGTCTTGCAAAGCCTGAACCTTCAAAGGATGAATTATGCCACGGGTTTTGCAACAAAGATCTACAAATTATCAAATGACCCAAAGAAAAGGaattaagaagaaaacaaattaaataatcttAAATTGGGAAAAGAGTATAATTCCTAGTGCAGGTCCAGTATGATTCCATTCAATGGAAGTATTGATCCACAGGAATTTCATGTTAATTCAGCTCATCATCAATATCAATATAAagtacaaaacaaaataaaaggcAAACTCTCGTAATAATTCAAGATTATGAGGAAACATCACCAAAGCACTCACTTAAACTCAGACCATATCTCAAAGGCAGAACCTGATGGGAAGAATCTCCGGCAGGACTGGACAAGGTATGTTATAGTTTCAAAGTGTCGTTGTCTTATTCTCCAACCTTCTGGACCTGTACTTCTGCAACGAGAATATAATTCAAAATCCCCAaccaacaattttgaaatctcATATGCAGAAAAGAAATAAGCTGTTGAATATTTTCAATTCTATATTTTGATTAAGAGACAAGAGATTATTAAGTTcaaaagtaaatgaaaaataaattacaaaattgaattcAAAGACAAACTTATGCTTATAGCAAAGGTAACTTGTGATT
This portion of the Vigna unguiculata cultivar IT97K-499-35 chromosome 6, ASM411807v1, whole genome shotgun sequence genome encodes:
- the LOC114186639 gene encoding proteasome activator subunit 4, encoding MHLYNAWLPPPVAAQTAAERDSFTRVIAAVKSSFRPDDPESVFSTLKFISVLDLFIKAKSDVSLEDVRDLAQMGLEIFHVARNKLYAQVRWGNLVVRLLNKYRKKITLSVGWRPLYDTLITTHFTRSTGPEGWRIRQRHFETITYLVQSCRRFFPSGSAFEIWSEFKSLLQNPWHNSSFEGSGFARLFLPTNMDNEAFFTHDWIRECIDLWESIPNCQFWNNQWADVIARVIKNYHNVDWDCFLPLLFARYLNMFEVPVANGSGSYPFSLDVPRNTRFLFSNKTSTPAKAISKSIVYLLKPGSPSQQHFEKLINILEQYYHPSNGGRWTYALERLLFHLVFQFQKRLQNEQLSTNNRRPTEQLLGESERVFFVNSVLKLIDRGQYSKNEHLSETVAAATSILSYVEPSLVLPFVASRFHMALETMTATHQLKIAVMSVAFVGRSLFYTSVSACSKKPLDLGGGDETFVDLMGVSLSNALLGMDANDPPKTLATMQLIGSIFSNLALLDDKIDDLSFMPMVRFSEWLDEFLCRLFSLLQHLEPSSVINEGLQSSATTGTFLVDDGPYYFCVLEILFGRLSNSLYNQALKKISKFVKTNILPGAVAEVGLLCCACVHSNPEEAVSQLVEPILLSVISSLKGTPRTGFGGGGTFDASASPKVRSTISPALEAAIDYQLKILSVCITYGGPALLRYKDQFKEAVFLAFDSPSWKVNGAADHLLRSLLGSQIHYYPIDQYKCVLSHPDAVALEEWISTKGFSTQESFIPKWHIPCDEEIHFANDLIDIHFQSALDDLLKICESKIHADQGDEKEHLKVTLLRIESTLQGLFSCLPDFVPDSRNGMNEDSNNLFLIAGATGCTVGSTALREKAAEIIHVACKYVLEKKSDDSILLILIIRIIDALGNYGSLEFDEWSSHRQAWKLESAAIIEPPINFIVSSHSNGKKRPRWALIDKAFMHSTWRSSQASYHLYRTNGNFCPSDHVTILMDDLLTLSLHSYETVRLLAGKSLVKLIKRWPSLISKCVITLTNNLKDLNAEEYAVLGSCSVLASQTVLKHLTTDPKSFSSFILAILSSSHHESLKAQKAINELFVKYNIQFSGVSRSFFRISDKENHTGGLGFSDLVSQIGSMSFDSTGLHWRYNLMANRVLLLLALASRNHPNSSSKILSETAGHFLKNLKSQLPQTRILAISALNTLLKESPYKSSLGAKSAEFEELQEHVKSSLEGTLTQTFQEEGFFNETLTSLSHVHIITDTETASRGSQGDSSFQSLADKSITRFYFEFSASWPRTPSWISFLGSDTFYSSFARIFKRLVQECGMPVVLALKGAVDEFTTAKERSKQCVAAEALAGVLHSDIDGLSGTWESWLMPQLKNIILTQSVESVSEWASCIRYAVTGKGKYGTRVPLLRQKILDSLMTSLPPTVATTVTAKRYAFLAAALIEISPQKMPVSEIQLHNTLLKEVLGNMHHSSAQVREALGVTLSVLCSNIRLYHSSHQDGRSDNVDSLMKDESWVQFLTKRAAEAVVNIQIATQSDKVVNPVDGSSQNGHVDGDSQDDMKWMETLLYFIISSLKSGRSSYLLDVLVGLLYPVICLQETSNKDLSTLAKAAFELLKWMIVWEPHLQKAVSVILSAANDSNWRTRSATLTYLRTFMYRHTFILSSSKKKEIWGTVEKLLVDNQIEVREHAAAVLAGLMKGGDEDLATDFRGRAYIEANNVHKRRKSRNARSGSTIASVHGAVLALVASVLSAPYDMPSWLPEHVTLLARFSGEPSPVKSTVTKAVAEFRRTHADTWNVQKELFTEDQLEILADTSSSSSYFA